Proteins co-encoded in one Bremerella sp. TYQ1 genomic window:
- the leuD gene encoding 3-isopropylmalate dehydratase small subunit: protein MQPFVKENGLVATMDRANVDTDQIIPKQFLKRIERTGFGQFLFFDWRFLEDGSPNPEFELNKPEVSGASILVARRNFGSGSSREHAVWAIDDFGIRAVLAPSFADIFYNNCFKNGVLPIPLTEEQIEDIFQRAEKTEGYRLTVDLEAKKITDDAGLEIPFEIDEFRRHKLLNGLDDIAMTLQSEEKISAYEQANGIGA from the coding sequence ATGCAACCATTCGTTAAAGAGAACGGCCTTGTTGCCACTATGGATCGGGCCAACGTTGATACCGATCAAATCATTCCGAAGCAGTTTTTGAAGCGTATCGAACGTACTGGCTTTGGCCAGTTTCTGTTCTTCGATTGGCGTTTCCTCGAAGATGGAAGCCCCAATCCAGAGTTTGAATTGAACAAGCCGGAAGTCAGCGGCGCTTCCATTCTCGTCGCGCGTCGAAACTTCGGTAGCGGTTCGAGTCGCGAGCATGCTGTCTGGGCGATCGACGACTTTGGCATTCGTGCCGTGCTTGCTCCGAGCTTCGCCGATATTTTCTACAACAATTGCTTCAAAAACGGTGTCCTGCCGATTCCGCTTACGGAAGAGCAAATTGAAGACATCTTCCAGCGAGCCGAGAAGACCGAAGGCTATCGTCTGACAGTTGACTTGGAAGCAAAGAAGATCACGGATGATGCCGGGCTGGAGATTCCGTTTGAAATCGACGAATTTCGCCGTCACAAGCTGCTCAACGGTTTGGACGACATCGCGATGACGCTGCAAAGCGAAGAGAAAATCTCCGCCTACGAGCAGGCCAACGGGATTGGGGCGTAG
- the leuC gene encoding 3-isopropylmalate dehydratase large subunit translates to MIAENAPRTMFQKIWDNHVVDAEPGKQALLYIDLHLVHEVTSPQAFEGLRLAGRKVRRPELTKATPDHNVPTTDRSLPIVDQISKQQIDTLRQNCQDFGVQLFDLHDVKQGVVHVIGPELGLTQPGMTIVCGDSHTATHGAFGALAFGIGTSEVEHVLATQTLLQSAPKTMELRVNGTLARGVTAKDLVLFLIGHLTTAGGTGYVLEYTGEAVRNLTMEQRMTVCNMSIEAGARAGMIAPDETTFEYIRGREFAPKDIEAAIERWKNLPSDPGAKYDKVLEFEAKDIAPQVTWGTNPGQVCAVDSPVPSPGDFADATERRSTELALEYMDLKAGAPMTDVDINRVFIGSCTNGRIEDLRAAASVVKGHKKSDHVHAMVVPGSGQVRVQAQEEGLDKIFIEAGFEWREAGCSMCLAMNPDKLEPGERCASTSNRNFEGRQGRGGRTHLVSPEMAAAAGIAGHFVDVRQWDFK, encoded by the coding sequence CTTTACATCGATTTGCACCTAGTGCACGAAGTTACCAGCCCACAGGCCTTTGAAGGCCTTCGTCTGGCAGGACGCAAGGTACGTCGTCCCGAGCTAACCAAGGCCACGCCAGACCATAACGTTCCGACCACGGATCGATCGCTGCCGATTGTCGATCAGATCTCGAAGCAACAGATCGATACGCTTCGTCAGAACTGCCAAGACTTTGGTGTGCAGCTATTTGACTTGCACGATGTCAAGCAAGGGGTTGTCCACGTGATCGGTCCCGAGCTTGGTCTGACGCAGCCAGGCATGACGATCGTTTGTGGTGACAGCCATACCGCAACACATGGCGCCTTCGGGGCTTTGGCATTCGGTATCGGGACGAGCGAAGTCGAGCATGTTCTCGCGACGCAAACACTGCTTCAATCGGCTCCCAAAACCATGGAGCTTCGTGTCAACGGAACGTTGGCTCGTGGTGTTACCGCGAAAGATCTCGTGCTCTTCCTGATCGGTCATCTTACGACCGCCGGTGGGACGGGATACGTGCTGGAATATACCGGCGAAGCGGTCCGCAACTTGACCATGGAACAGCGCATGACGGTCTGCAATATGTCGATCGAAGCAGGTGCTCGAGCCGGCATGATTGCTCCGGATGAAACCACGTTTGAGTATATTCGCGGCCGTGAATTCGCTCCGAAGGATATCGAAGCTGCGATCGAGCGTTGGAAGAATCTCCCTTCCGATCCTGGCGCGAAGTACGACAAAGTGCTGGAATTCGAAGCGAAGGACATTGCTCCTCAAGTCACGTGGGGAACCAACCCAGGCCAGGTTTGTGCCGTCGATTCGCCTGTTCCATCTCCGGGCGATTTCGCCGACGCGACCGAGCGTCGCTCGACGGAATTGGCACTGGAATACATGGACTTGAAGGCCGGAGCTCCAATGACCGACGTGGACATCAATCGTGTCTTCATCGGTTCGTGTACCAATGGTCGAATCGAAGACTTGCGGGCTGCTGCAAGCGTTGTGAAGGGACATAAGAAGTCCGATCACGTGCATGCCATGGTCGTTCCTGGTAGCGGTCAAGTTCGTGTACAAGCTCAAGAAGAAGGTCTCGACAAGATCTTTATCGAAGCCGGCTTTGAATGGCGTGAAGCAGGCTGCAGCATGTGTTTGGCTATGAACCCCGACAAGCTTGAGCCAGGCGAACGTTGTGCTTCGACGAGCAATCGAAACTTCGAAGGGCGACAAGGACGCGGTGGACGTACGCACCTCGTTAGTCCTGAAATGGCCGCCGCGGCAGGTATCGCCGGTCACTTCGTCGACGTCCGTCAGTGGGACTTCAAATAA
- a CDS encoding PSP1 domain-containing protein — protein sequence MVQETAIGRHHFVRISVLGHVGRFTSVDAIAYSRGMRVICRTSRGLEVGEVLGPASDAESADSDGSIVRGITVEDDLLLARLERNRQEAFAACEKELAILGVAIPLIEVEQLFDGSSLYFYFLGDVPSEVTDMTSRLAETYNAVAGISQFSDLLESGCGPGCGTSEKAGGCGDSCASCAIAGACKK from the coding sequence TTGGTACAAGAAACCGCCATTGGGCGACATCATTTCGTTCGTATCAGCGTCCTCGGCCATGTCGGTCGATTTACGTCGGTGGACGCTATTGCTTATTCCCGAGGCATGCGTGTCATCTGTCGTACCTCGCGTGGGTTGGAAGTTGGCGAAGTCCTAGGGCCTGCCAGCGATGCGGAATCCGCCGACTCGGATGGCTCGATTGTCCGTGGTATTACCGTGGAAGACGACCTGCTTCTTGCTCGTCTGGAACGAAATCGCCAAGAAGCTTTTGCCGCCTGTGAAAAGGAATTGGCAATCCTGGGGGTCGCAATTCCCTTGATCGAAGTCGAGCAACTGTTCGACGGAAGCTCTTTGTATTTCTATTTTCTTGGGGATGTTCCGTCTGAAGTCACCGATATGACGAGCCGCCTGGCCGAGACCTACAACGCCGTGGCAGGCATCAGCCAATTCTCCGATCTCTTAGAAAGCGGCTGTGGACCAGGCTGCGGAACCTCGGAAAAGGCGGGCGGCTGCGGCGATTCCTGCGCAAGTTGCGCAATCGCTGGGGCATGCAAGAAGTAG
- the bioB gene encoding biotin synthase BioB: MSMSTLSWSALAEEVLRGHQLTVEEGLSILHSSDEELLDVMSAAFKIRRQHFGKTVQLYQLMNAKSGLCPEDCGYCSQSKVSDAEIPKYNFLSRDKLMEGAKVAAERDVKTYCIVISARGPNEREMKAVETIVPEIKEKYDLKICACLGLLSPEQADRLKACGVDRVNHNVNTSADYYKTICSTHTYEDRIDTLNAVKNAGLEMCSGGIVGMGESEEDVVKMALELRDLGVHSIPLNFLNPIDGTPLQGLGKDLSPRQCLRILALYRFANPSSELRIAGGREIHLRSLQPLGMYAANSLFLGDYLTTPGQTAEDDYKMLEDLGFTVTKTEEVSVGSA; the protein is encoded by the coding sequence ATGTCAATGTCGACGCTATCGTGGTCCGCCTTGGCCGAAGAAGTCTTGCGTGGTCATCAACTGACCGTAGAAGAAGGTCTTTCCATTCTTCACTCGTCGGATGAAGAACTGCTGGACGTGATGTCCGCTGCGTTCAAGATCCGCCGCCAACACTTTGGCAAGACAGTCCAACTTTACCAGTTGATGAATGCCAAGAGCGGTCTCTGCCCTGAAGACTGTGGTTACTGTTCGCAGTCGAAAGTTTCCGATGCCGAGATTCCCAAGTACAACTTCCTAAGCCGTGACAAGCTGATGGAAGGGGCCAAAGTTGCCGCCGAACGGGACGTGAAGACCTATTGCATCGTCATTTCGGCTCGTGGTCCGAATGAACGGGAAATGAAGGCGGTTGAAACGATCGTTCCTGAGATCAAAGAAAAGTACGATCTCAAGATTTGCGCTTGCTTGGGGCTGCTTTCCCCGGAACAAGCAGATCGACTGAAGGCCTGTGGCGTCGACCGTGTGAATCACAACGTCAACACAAGTGCAGATTACTACAAGACAATCTGTTCGACGCACACCTATGAAGACCGCATCGACACGCTCAATGCGGTAAAGAATGCGGGACTTGAAATGTGCAGCGGCGGCATCGTCGGTATGGGCGAGTCAGAAGAAGACGTCGTGAAAATGGCCCTCGAACTGCGCGACTTGGGTGTCCACTCTATTCCGCTCAACTTCCTCAATCCCATCGATGGCACTCCGCTGCAAGGCCTCGGCAAAGACTTGAGTCCACGCCAGTGCCTACGAATTTTGGCACTCTACCGTTTCGCGAACCCTAGCAGCGAACTTCGAATCGCCGGCGGCCGCGAAATTCATTTGCGTAGCTTGCAACCACTCGGTATGTATGCTGCCAACTCGCTGTTCCTGGGCGACTACCTCACCACGCCAGGGCAAACGGCTGAAGACGACTACAAGATGCTGGAAGACTTAGGTTTCACCGTCACCAAGACGGAAGAAGTATCGGTCGGCTCGGCTTAA